aactgaagcccatagAAGTGGAGTGATTTTCCCAatatcacacatataatttacatagtaaataagtataaaataagtCAATATGGTACATAGTGTTAGAGAAGAGGTCTTGGAATAAGAAGACCTAGATTAAGGCACCACCTTGAAGGCACTGGACCGAGTAAAATTCTAGGCAAGTCGACCTTTCAGGGATTCCAGGCAACTCAATAAGGAATTCCAGAGAAATGGTaccaattatattaattaaaggaATTTCCTATACAAGAGACATCACAGGTGCAGGCATCTCTATAACGTAATTAGACTAAAAGGCAAAATCAGAATTTTGAATCCTGGTCTTTAGACTCCAAACTTAGTTTTggggggtttgtttttttctgtagtATTTTCATTACAATTGAAGCCCTGACCTAAAGATCAGAAAGTCATTTGGTCCTGACAATTCTGTGGCCAACCTCATGTTTGTTTAGCTGATGGACATTGCATGAAAAAGAGGATGACCCCCCAAGAAATAGAGTTGATTTTATCAcaaagtatctattatgtgccagatactgtgctggACACTGAAGATAAAAATGcacagagtttatattctaattggaGGATTCGTGACAAGGAGAGATAAATATACAtgaaagtatatacaaaataaatataaagagaaaatgcaaataaattcaagatacaaggtagtttgggaggaAGGGTATTAGCAATTAGGGAGAAGGGAAATCCAGAAAAGTGAGCCAACTAGCCTGAAACCAATCAGCCATAGCAACAAAAAGCTAAAATAAGCCTGTTTTATCCCTCTATTAGGTTCAGCAGACATTCTCTTATCTAGTTCCTATGGACTAGAATGTGGAGAATCAGGGCCATGTTTTGATCCCTGCAATAACCACACGACACTTTCTGAGCCCTGGAGAAGCATGGACCAAGAGAGTAGCAAGAAGATATGTGATGTCTTTAAAGAAGGCTGGTACCGGTTTTCTGGTCCAGGTGGGGTACGGATACCAGAGAAGTGTGTGCCAGTCAATAGATGTGGCACAGATTCCCCTATGTGGCTGAATGGGACCCACCCATCAAAAGAGGAAGGTATTGTTAGTCGAAATGCCTGTGCTCACTGGAGTGATAATTGTTGCCTCTGGAGCACAGAGGTGAAGGTGAAGGCTTGTGAGAGAGGATTCTATGTCTACAAGCTAAATGGAACTCCTGAGTGTGATCTGGCATACTGTACAGGTGAGTGGTTGGAAATTGGGTGGCTAGGGACAAGATCACCAACAACCCCTCTGCCTATTtgactttctcttctcctccccaccctctGTAGACCCCAACACTACTGATACAACAGAGCCGGAGACAGAATGTGATCTCCAGTGTCCCCCTCAAGAGGAATGCCGAGTTGTCAATGGCACCCAAGGCTGTTACTGTAGACAAGACCTCAACATTTCTGGTAGGTGCAAATAGGGCAAAGTTGATGAGGAACCATCATTATTTGTCTATGTTGGGCATAGGCGGAAACTGTATACTATAAATAATAAGGTGGTGGTGGTTGGAAAGAGTTGGAGGCGCATTATAACATAATATAGCTTTGGGGTCAAAGCAAGATAGACTAATCAATTAGTCAAgcaaggagcatttattaaatacatactgGATACTAGGCTAAGAGCTGATGATGCCCCCCTCCCAAAAAAGTAGAAACAccatttctgtcctcaaggagctcacattcacAACATGCAAATTACTCAACAAATAATAGTAGTATTTGTGTAGCACTTATAATATTATggcatttgattctcacaacaaccttgtgataTAGGTACTATTAtacttcccattttaaaaatgaagaaactgaggctgaaatgTTAGGCAGtagagttgcccaggatcacatagaatctgagactggatttgaattctctaaccactgtaccacttacAGAGTAGATAGAAGGCAACCTCAGAGGGGAAGcactgggggaggaggggaaggaaggagcaaTGACACAGAGAGACTTTTTGTAGGAGGGGGGATTTGAATTGAAGTTTGAATGAAACCAGGGAAGTTAAGgcagaggtagagagagaagtTTCAAGGAATGGAGATTAGCTGGTACAATGGCACATAGTTGGGAGATGCAGTGTGTTCAAGAGGGAGAGGAGCTGAATTGCAGAGTACGTAGAGGGAATTAAAATGTAGGAAGTTGGGAAAAATACTGAAGTATCAAGTTATAATGGGCTTTAAATGAccaataaattttatatttgaacatagaggtaatagggaaccagcGAATTTTATTGAGCAGTGGAGgtggcatggtcagacctatgtttgtaagtaaatctctttggaaaCCAAGTGGACAATAGACAGGCAAGTATATTATTAACAGTTCAGGTGGGCAGGATAAGGTTGTCCAGGATCAGGCACTCTCCCACCCACGCAAGATCTTCAGGAAGAGAAACCCAGAGGCAAGTTCAGTTGTTCCTACAATCCCAGGCAGCTGTACTGAACCAAATTTGGCTTTACAGCTCTCATTATCACTTGCAgtttgaggaatctgaggcaaatgaAATCAAATGGTTTGTtctggatcacacagccagtaaatgtttgagttcaggtcttcttgactttcagGACTGGTGcgctctccactgcaccacctagccacCCCTGTTTGTACCTAGTTGTCTACATATAGTCTCCCTGATTAGACTGtcaactccttgagagtagggactgggTTTTTTGCCAATCTTTCCATTCTCTGCccttagtccagtgcctggcacatagcaggtgcttaataagtattaaCTGAGAGTATTTACTAAGAGAGCCCAAAAtgagccaaagcaaaaatatctAGGTCATTTCCAAATGTACAGGGCCATTGGAGTCCTTGTAAACAACGCTGAAATAATAGCAACAACCCTCCAGAGGACAACCATGGTGACCAATGGCATCCCTGTGGGACACAACTAGATAATCCCAGACTTGTGGGAAAGCATTCTAGCTTGGCCCTAACCTACACACTGGTGGCTCCCACCTGCCAGCCTGGCTGGAAGTCCAATTCCCCTTCATTTTAATGCCTtctctctctgttgattatttgagagagagagagagagagagagagagagagagagagagagagagagagagagagagagatcatgcaTAGttcttttcatgttgtctctcccagtAGAGGGTGAAGATCCTTGAACCTGTGTGCAGggacttttatctttctttgtatttttgctGCAATGCCCAGTTTCCAGAGtagagtagatgcttaacaaatatttatttacttgatTTTATTGACCGACACATGCATGGCTTTTCAGATACTGCCAGCTTGCGCCCTCTACTGCATTGTGGAGCCAATGACATCAAAGTATCCCTGAACAAGTGCCAACTGGAGAGATTGGGGTTCAGGAATGGAGAGGTGATAGCTTACCTCAAAGACAGTAACTGCACTGGGATTTTGGAGAAGGATGAGGAGAGCTGGCTGTCGGTGGTGAACCCAACAAAGGTTGGAGTATGCGGAACAACTCTGGAGGTAGGTTTagtaaaattctttctttcctagaACATAGAATGGGATCAGAAGAAGACCAAGACCTGTTTCCCACCTTTCTCAAAActgtattctattttttatttggaataacaACAACCACCCCCTCTCACCCTCAATTCTCCACTAAAAACATGACAATCTACGGCTCAGATCTGCCATATGCCAGATATGTCAATTCTCTActtcagggaaataataaataatcctTTTTCTTTGTCAGTTCCTTCATGAATGAGGTCTTTATGAGCTTGAGCcagcccaattttttttttgtcagcagAGTGTTTCTAGagacattaaaaaacaacaaccttatcttctgtcttaaaattgatattaagtatcagttccaaggcagaagagaagtatgGACTAGGCAActagggatcaagtgacttgcccagggtcatacagctaggaagtatctaaggtcagatttgaacctaggacctcctgcttTAGGcctgcctggctctctctccactgagccaccttttCTAGAGATATTCCTAAAGCTTGACATTCAACTTTGGTTGGGTTACTGAAATCATTATCTTGCACtaagatgataatgataataatatgtgccagaaaatgttttataactaGTCTTGGAAAAGAAGGATGTTTGACCTACTGTTGAGTtgaatctgaattattaacatcTTCTACTTTAATTTCTTAAGTTAAGGCAATCAAAAACCCAATAAATCAAGGTTTGATTTGTAGGGTTTgggatttctgaggtgtaaatgctcactctCAAAATTTAATAACCAGATTTCCAGCTGGTCAAGCTGTCTTTAGCACACATCTAaattgctaatatttatatagcactttaaggtttgaaaagtgttttCCATAGATAATCTCACTTAATAAAGACCTTACCATATTAATGATTAAAAacttagaaatttattttattttttaaaatatttttccatagttacatgattcattttctctccctcccctcttcccttcctcctcctgaagctgataagcaattccactgggttatacatgtgctatcacttgatacttatttccataaaaatatggaaaataaaataaaatttaaatttaaaaaatttccataaaaATCTTGGAGACCCAGAGAACTTTAAGGAATATGTAGATTAATTCTAGAATTAAATTCGTTCAATTCCCACAAACAACATTGATGTTCTTCAAAGTTGAAATGAGAGAGGTTGCTTCTATGAAAAGCAGTAGGATGAGAACACacttaaaggaaaattcaaatcATGGAGAGAACAGAGAATTATTCCTGGACTAAGAGTCAGGAGACATGGGTTCTAGTTTGGCTCTGTCTTGGCTtcattatttgttaaatgaaggaactattttttattttgttattttattttgttaaatgaaaagtgacttctaattctaaaattcacCATCACCATTtggtgatgatgaagatgatgataataaaaataatagaattattttaagctctttgaggaacTATATTATCCTTTTACTGGTTGGATTTTATATTCCCCCCTAAAAGTACCAAATAGCATAGatgcattttaaaaagattaagatCAAGTAAAATGTATTTGCCttaaaaacttcttgaaaaactTCCTGTTTGAAATAAAGATATAAGCTGAAAGAAATAATCACTGATTGAaatggagaaggtaaactgaggggaacccgTTTCTTCAGCAATGAatgctgttctctggctggctgtgactagagaggctgctacaggaacctaagGCTGTTTATTTGTAATGTAGGTAGaatagagaaatgctgagggatgccaccacacagggatgctggtacacaaggGACTACTTATAAGGGACTGCTCTGGGATTTGCTCTGGGGTTTTGCCTATTGATttctactgattgctgatggatcaatctatttcctatcctccttcctccctcactccttcccttaACCAAcatctcccttttgcctccctcacctcccagatcttcttgaagcctttgcttcttccctccctcctgagtgaagtataaagatactccagttgctttctcagtcagggggattattgggataacaggatgggaaactgaggtaagaaggatgaggattttccctaatctaaatgaggtaaaattgagggtttgggaagttACAAGTGGGACTCatagacagttagggagatggaggacagcagccctttcaaaatcttctttcttcttcttcacaaatcagccatatctctcagcttaaccccagaaagaaacaaagttcaaaatctctccttttctcctggccagatcaactctcttatagaccatcaactcaaaagcttctcccctgatcagcttccactgctcagagccagagaaacccaAAAAACCAAATAAgcttcacaaaggtctttcagtcAGCCTCAAACCTCCAAGGAGAGAatgtctcccagtcagagacaaagtccaaaagcccctccCCCTATCAGCTTAAGCTGCCACCAACcagggacattccattggaatcttctcttgcatcttggtccacaagtcctgcaaaacctctctctcttcatgtctctatcacatgtTGTCCTTTGagataaatgaacaaatatatatatatatatatatatatatatatatttatagaaatgcATGCATGCACCCACATATGTCTCTATGTGatggtggggatgggggaagtATGGAGAGGTGTTTactcttccaagatggaagcatGCCAACTTATAAGAGGAAACAATTATCATAAAACTCAGTGAAGGTACCTAAAGAACAGTATTTGGGAAATGCTGAAGCTATTTCATTTGTCTAAAAGTAAGGCTAGTAACACAGAATGTTTCCCTTTTCCCTTAAGAGAAATACAACTCATGCTATCTATAAGAACACCTTAACATTGGCCAAGCAGTTCTTTATCATCAGAGACGACACCATCAACATTGACTTTCAGTGTGCCTACCCCCTGGATATGAAAGTCAGTCTCCAAACAGCTATGCAGCCCATTGTCAGGTATGACACTGGAAGAGACGGTGTGGCAATTGGTAAAATCTACCAATATTTGAGATTGCAATTTAGTGCACTGAGCGGGTGTATAGCATGAATGGCACTCTATAAGCTCATCTTCTCTGGATACAAGAATGTTAGCACTGACCCATTGCCAAGAGAATATGAGTCAGGGCTCATTTGTGTTTACAGTTGTGTCATTTTTTGATCTGTGACCAATGGCACCCATTCACAATCCTTTTGCACCCATTTTATGTTGACTAAGATTgaagaaacagcttgaagccatGGAATAGATCATTTGAACAGTgtacaggcatttattaaatgtctgtcaCGTTCCCTGCAACAGGCTAAGTGCTAGAGTTGCAAAGGAGCACAAAAGCTATTCCCTTCTCTTGaggagctcagtctaatggggtggcaacatgcaaacaagtatATACAAACCATATAtaggataaaaaaggaataaataacagAAGGGAGGCATTAGGATTATAAAGGATGGAAAAAAGGTTTCCCATACAAGGTGAGCTTTTAGCTGTGACTTTAAGGAAGTGAGGGGCCAGAGAGCATTCTAGCCAGGGAaaaggcccagagtcaggagataAAGTTCATGGAACAACAGCAGGGAGGCTACtgccactggatcaaagaatatgtggTAGAGTGTACACAATGTAAGGTAGGTCAAGGTTAAATAGCCCATAAGGGGATCAAACTCATAAAACCTTTGCAAGGATCAAAGTCGTAAAACTGGGGCTTCATTAGCTTTCTGTTTTACCATTGGAGAAAATTGCTTGTATTTCATAAACCTTAAGTATAGTTCAGTGTTATTCCCCTCTCAAATACTTTGCATATTATAGCTGTCTTTGTGGCTTAACCCCATTTGATTTTAAGCTCCAGGTCACTGATAGAGTATTGTTGAAATTATGTCTTCCTTATCATTGATCACAACTGTTTGTGCAGAGTtggcttttaataaatatttattgaatggatGAAAGATGAAAGGCTGATGTTGCTACCATTGTGGTCTTCTTCTAGTTCTCTGAACATCAGTGCCACTGGCTCAGGCGATTTCCTGGTGAGAATGGCTCTCTTCCAAGACCAGAATTACACTTCTCCTTATGAAGGTTCCATTGCTGTATTGTCTATTGAGTCCATGCTCTATGTGGGTGCTGTTTTATATCAAGGGGATACCAGCCAGTTCAACCTACTGCTGAAGAACTGTTATGCCACACCTACTAAAGATCAAACTGATCCCCTGAAGTATTTCATCATTAGGAATAGGTATTTGCCACTCAATGGCTAATTGGAGGCAAAACTAAATTTCAGTCACAGTATTTAATTCCTCCTAGACAGATAACCTTATCATTATCATCTTCACAGCTGCCCAAACATATATGATTCAACCATCAGAGTAGAAGAGAATGGAGTGTCCACAGAAGGTCGCTTTTCAGTTCAAATGTTTATGTTTGCTGGGAATCATGACCTTGTCTACCTTCACTGTGAAGTTCATCTCTGTGACAATGTCAAAGAAAAATGTCGTCCAGTAAGTATATCTCGAATATTATTGAATTCTTCTGCAGCACCCACAATCCATGTGCATTTGTAATATGTTATACAAATCATACTAGAGTTATGGGGTCCTGGTTGTTTGGGGATTTACTAAATCTAAAATAGCTTCAGATAACCATTTTCTTTGGGTGTGTTTAACTTCACATCAGgctgggattctttttttttattttttagatcactgagaaataaatgagaagaTACCTTTAACTCATTCCACTAAAGCAGGGATACTATGTGTGGGAAAGGGTTTttcacatcagaaaaagaaatgtcaagccaagggaaaatggatatttcatTCATCTTTCATGGCAATCCAGAATAGAGAATTAATTGGAACTGAGAGATGGGAATCAAAGCTGAAGAAAGTTTACTTACTTGAATAAAGTAtatgggaaaaggagggaggtaaATGAGGTCTTGTATCATGGGGTGAATTAAGCGAGTGGTCTGGAAGGTATGAAtctaaatttgttataaaatgttgGGGATCCAATTGAGGACACTTTGGGGGCtgataaagataaaaattcagACAAAGACACAATATGAACAGCATCCCTGATGAAGGGAAAGTTACAGTTTTCTGAATAATGGTAGATATATTGAAAGCAGGACTGTTTCCAATGTTAGGGCTGATGGAGTCAGGTGTACATATTAGTTGGAAATCTCCAGTTAGAAGCTTATCTAATGGGAATTTTCCTCTCTAACAGTCTTGCTCTGGAATTCAACACCGAAGTGAAGTTACCATCAATCCAGCTCATGTTCTGGATTTGGGTCCTATTGCCCGGAGAGGTAAAAGAACTTAATGATGATGAGAGTATGAGGTCTTCAATAATATCTTTGGAGGAAAGATTCAATTCACTTTCTATTTGGTTAATGGATTTTGTGATTGGTGGATTTAGGACATTTCTGGTGATCTTGCAGAGAGCACTTTCAGTAGTAAGGTGGAGAGGGTGGGGACCACATAGTAGGGTTCTAAGGAAAGAGAAGGTGGTGAGGAAATAAGTCATTAAGAGAGAAGATAGATGGGAGGTCAGCTCAAATGAGGATCATGGTtgaaaaaaaaggatagaagCAACCTAGGCATGTTTGtaggtgaagaagaagaaagtgatgATGCAAGAGAGAAGGGTTATTTGATGAAATATATCCTGAAACAAGAAGGGCAGCTAAAAAGGGTCAGAGAATTCAAGAAAAAGCAATAATCAGATTGGATATTGAGAGGGTAGCTGTATGTTGGGAATACAACCCCAATAGCTTTACCTTAATATATTTATTAGTTGAGcttcacattttaaattatttttaatttagaaaaatttaaacaatttttaatacaAGCTTATCTTCCCACATTccacaatgtttggcacataggagaggcttaataaatgtctgttggttgattcatcagacatttattaagcctctcctatgtgccagacattgtgcgaGGCATTGGGGATACAgtgataaaagtaaaataatccatgtcctcaaggaccttacaattaaatgggaaaataatatgtACATACAGAGTTACATACAAAATAAGTATTAggcaattttgtcattttttggaGTTAGTGATGAAGGTACCAGAAattgagggaatcaggaaaggcttcatgtaggaagAATTGCCTGAGCTaaacttgaaggaaactaaggattctaagagcaGCTTTTAGGAATGCATTCTTGGCCTAGAAGACCATCTGTGCAAAAGCAGAGATGGAAATGAAGTATTTGTGTATGAGTAACAGTATGAAGTTCCATGTTTATGCTATAGAGTACATGAAGCCGAGCAATGTGTTTATTACACATTAAGCTTTTCCATGGCAGAAGAAATAGACTGAGGATCAACAAAGGAGTGTATATTTGGTTCTTAAAATAacagggagcccctggagtttattgagcagaggGATAGCATGGTCAGATCTACTTTTTAGGTCTTTAGGAAGATGACTTTATTGACTGTGTGGAGGAGAATGGATTCAAGAAGGcaagagacttgagacagggaggTCAGTTAGGAGACTACCATAGTCCCGGTAGAAAATAATTAGGGTCTGACAAGGATAGGGTCTgtatgagaagagaggaagtaaaaGATACAAGGAATGTTGTCGAGGTGGCAAGATCGGGCAACTCAATATGGGGTGAGTGGGAATGGTCTTTCATTACCCTTAACAGAAAGAATActtggagggaggaggaggagaagggaaacaacagaTGGTCTCTCTGAGTAGGTTTTGCTTTAAAGCTTTGAGCTGTCTGCCCTCCTGTTGAGATCTAAATGGGATAAACTATTCATTACCCAATCTTTTTCATACTATTACTGTTCAGAAGTAGGATGACTCAAGGACTTCAGGACACTCACCTTTATATTCTTGTTAGCAGGTTCCCCATCTCTTCCTGAAGCAAATGGAGTCACCAGGCCCTTAGGtaagttattcattttacctttccttccttccttccttccttccttccttccttccttccttccttccttccttccttccttccttccttccttccttccttccttccttccttccttccttccttccttccttccttccttccttccttccttccttcctttcttccttccttccccttccttccttcctcttccttccttccttccttccttccttccttccttccttccttccttcctgcctgccttcctgcctgccttccttcctttccttccttccttccccttccttcctcttccttccttccttccttcctttccttccttccttccttccttccttccttccttccttccttccttccttccttccttccttccttccttccctccttcccttcttccttccttccttccttccttccttccttccttccttccttccttcctttcttccttccttccttccttccttccttccttccttccttccttccttccttccttccttccttccttccttccttcctccctccctcccttctttccttcctttcttccttccttcctttcctccttttctttccttttttctttcttcctttctatcatTAACCTCTCCTTCTAGCAGCTATAcctctctcattctctatctttatccttcccctctttttttctctcttccttggcTTTTGTTCCAGGTGTGAACAGTAATAAGAAACATAAATATAAGGAAGCCTAGAACCACCCTAAAGCCATAGaattagaatataataaaaatcaccaaGGAAGCTGGGTGTTTTAGTGGATAAAGTGCAgaacatagagtcaggaagacctgagctcaattCTGGTgtgcatgaccttgagcaaatcacttaacctctgttcatctaagaggcagctagattgctcagtggatagaacattgatcctggagtcagaaaggtcaGAATGAGCTGAGTTCAAACTTGATCTCAGAAagcaaacctgggcaagtcatttaatctgtgtTTACCATAATTTACTGGAGGAGGATATAGCA
The window above is part of the Monodelphis domestica isolate mMonDom1 chromosome 7, mMonDom1.pri, whole genome shotgun sequence genome. Proteins encoded here:
- the GP2 gene encoding pancreatic secretory granule membrane major glycoprotein GP2 isoform X2 codes for the protein MKRVYLLSAICTYYHFFFLAAVAQKGSADILLSSSYGLECGESGPCFDPCNNHTTLSEPWRSMDQESSKKICDVFKEGWYRFSGPGGVRIPEKCVPVNRCGTDSPMWLNGTHPSKEEGIVSRNACAHWSDNCCLWSTEVKVKACERGFYVYKLNGTPECDLAYCTDPNTTDTTEPETECDLQCPPQEECRVVNGTQGCYCRQDLNISDTASLRPLLHCGANDIKVSLNKCQLERLGFRNGEVIAYLKDSNCTGILEKDEESWLSVVNPTKVGVCGTTLERNTTHAIYKNTLTLAKQFFIIRDDTINIDFQCAYPLDMKVSLQTAMQPIVSSLNISATGSGDFLVRMALFQDQNYTSPYEGSIAVLSIESMLYVGAVLYQGDTSQFNLLLKNCYATPTKDQTDPLKYFIIRNSCPNIYDSTIRVEENGVSTEGRFSVQMFMFAGNHDLVYLHCEVHLCDNVKEKCRPSCSGIQHRSEVTINPAHVLDLGPIARRGSPSLPEANGVTRPLGFLTFWPGLLLSVLGILLFH
- the GP2 gene encoding pancreatic secretory granule membrane major glycoprotein GP2 isoform X1, with product MKRVYLLSAICTYYHFFFLAAVAQKGSADILLSSSYGLECGESGPCFDPCNNHTTLSEPWRSMDQESSKKICDVFKEGWYRFSGPGGVRIPEKCVPVNRCGTDSPMWLNGTHPSKEEGIVSRNACAHWSDNCCLWSTEVKVKACERGFYVYKLNGTPECDLAYCTDPNTTDTTEPETECDLQCPPQEECRVVNGTQGCYCRQDLNISDTASLRPLLHCGANDIKVSLNKCQLERLGFRNGEVIAYLKDSNCTGILEKDEESWLSVVNPTKVGVCGTTLERNTTHAIYKNTLTLAKQFFIIRDDTINIDFQCAYPLDMKVSLQTAMQPIVSSLNISATGSGDFLVRMALFQDQNYTSPYEGSIAVLSIESMLYVGAVLYQGDTSQFNLLLKNCYATPTKDQTDPLKYFIIRNSCPNIYDSTIRVEENGVSTEGRFSVQMFMFAGNHDLVYLHCEVHLCDNVKEKCRPSCSGIQHRSEVTINPAHVLDLGPIARRAGSPSLPEANGVTRPLGFLTFWPGLLLSVLGILLFH